TTCCCCGCGCCGTGCTGTTCCACGCGCCGCTGCCAGTTTTTGCCCAGAAAATAGAACCGCAGGCTGTCTTGCGCGGCGTCAAAGGCCTCCAGCAACTGGGCGCGCAATGCCGCCCACTGGGCCGGGTCCACCACGCATTCAAACACGGAATACTGCACGCGCTGGCCGTAATTGGTGCAGATACGGGCAATGCGGCGCAACCGCCGCTTGCCGCCGGGATCTTCAAAACTCACGTCATAACTCACCAGAACAAGCATGGCTATTTCCAGAAAAAGGGCGGATATCCGTCCAGATCGCCGCGCAAATGCCGCGCCAGCAGTTGCGCCTGAATGTGAAAAAGCAACCCCAACGGCAGGGATTCGTTCAGAAAAGGATGCGTCACCTCCTGCTGTTTGCGCTTCTGCCAGGCGGTAAGCACGGTTTTGCGCGCAGCATCGTCCATAACTACTGCCCCGCTTTCCTTGCGCACAAAATCCCGGCCGCGCACCTCGCCCCGATTGATGAGCGAAAGCGCCAGCCGGTCCGCCAGCACAGATCGGAACTCCTCCATCATATCCAAGGCCAGACCAGGCCTGCCTGGCCTGTCCCGATGCAAAAAACCCACCTGCGGATCCAGGCCCACGCCTTCCAGGGCGGAGCGCATGTCGTGCGCCAGCAGCGTATAAAGAAACGACAGCAGGCAGTTGACCGCATCCAGCGGCGGACGGCGGTTGCGCCCGGCAAAGGGGAATTCCTCCCGATTCTGCAGGATCAGACAGTCGAACACGCCAAAGTAGGCGCTGGCCGCCTGCCCCTCCACCCCTCTGGCCTGATCCAGACCAAGAGGACGGCGCAGTTCCTGCGCGCAGGCGTCCAGCAGACGCAGGGCTTCCCCCATGCGCGCCGCGTCTACCCGCTCCCCGTGATCCCGCAGACACCGACGCAGCACCGTGCGCGT
This window of the Desulfovibrio legallii genome carries:
- the cas2 gene encoding CRISPR-associated endonuclease Cas2, which gives rise to MLVLVSYDVSFEDPGGKRRLRRIARICTNYGQRVQYSVFECVVDPAQWAALRAQLLEAFDAAQDSLRFYFLGKNWQRRVEQHGAGKSYDPETDALIF
- the cas1c gene encoding type I-C CRISPR-associated endonuclease Cas1c, whose amino-acid sequence is MKKLCNTLYITAQGTYLSKDGECVLVRGEDGATRRFPLHVLDGIVCFGNVLCSPFLLGHCAELGLAVSFLTEHGRFLAMVRGPQQGNVRLRKAQYRQADDPTSAAAMARAVLAGKVANTRTVLRRCLRDHGERVDAARMGEALRLLDACAQELRRPLGLDQARGVEGQAASAYFGVFDCLILQNREEFPFAGRNRRPPLDAVNCLLSFLYTLLAHDMRSALEGVGLDPQVGFLHRDRPGRPGLALDMMEEFRSVLADRLALSLINRGEVRGRDFVRKESGAVVMDDAARKTVLTAWQKRKQQEVTHPFLNESLPLGLLFHIQAQLLARHLRGDLDGYPPFFWK